The Pseudodesulfovibrio senegalensis genome contains the following window.
AAAAAGAACAAACCGGATTCCCGGCTCAACCAGAGCCTGAGCTTCCACAATAGCCGATGCCATTTTAGCGGCAGAACCATTGCGATATGCCTGCACAATCCTTTCCAGCCAAGCCTCCACGGATCCAGGAAAAGCCCTGAGCGCATACTTAAGAAGCTTTGCCCCGTGTGACTCCTGCCCCGAAGCATACTCGTCATGCGCGGCCCGAACAAGATAATGGGCACGAAGCAGCGGCTGTCCCAGACGACCGAAGGAATCCGCGGCATCACGGTAGTGACCCCGTTCCGCCTGCAACCGTGCCACCTCAAAATGAATTTCTTCATTATCCCCGATTATGCTGCGGGCTTCATTGAAAGCCTGTTCGGCCCTGTCCAAAAAACCGCCACGCCGAAAATCACGACCCAACTCGAAAAAAGCCCGGGCCTTGAGTTTGGGATCAAGGCCCGAGCGAACAATCAAACTGTTCCGAATCTGTATTGCCCGTTCAATTTCACCCTGAGAGCGATAAAGGCTTCCGAGCGCCAAATAAATCTCAACGGCTTCCGGGTCGTCCCTGACAACCTGTGAAAGTTCGTTGATTGCGGCGCGGGTGTCCTGAGTAGGGGGACTGACAGCCCCTATGACATTGGCGGTTCTGACATCCTGCTCAGAAGCCCCCCGACGATTACGATGAAAGAGCTTGCGAAACAATACAGCCTCCCTAGACGTTTGCGGCGTCCTCTCCCTCTTTGGCGGTCTCGTCGGAAGAATAGGACTCATCGTTGATAGGCATGGTCCGCAAGGAGTTGAGCTCCTGCTCCAGCCCATTCATACGGGTACGACATTCACGCAACTTTTTTGCAGCCTTGATCTTGTCCGCGGCAAGGTAAGCAAGGGTCAGCAAGGAGCCGAACAAAAAGCCACCAAGCACCAGAAGGTACAGGGGGAGGGGAACGGAACGGAATTCGGCAATATAGGGAACATCAAGCTTCAGCACCAGCGACTGCGCAAGAATCTGATTGTTCTGGCTGAAAAAAAGAATGGAAACGACGAAAAAAAGAGCCAAAACAAATACTTTCAGGTAACGCATCGGGGTTTTCTCCTCTATTGGTTGATTGCATCAAACAGGGGCTTCAAACTCCTGTAGGTCGACAAAAGGTGTTGCGGAATAACCGAAGTCTCTCCAAACACGGCCATAAACGAGGCATCTCCGTTCCAGCGCGGCACCACCTGAAAATGCAAATGGGCCGCAATGCCGGCTCCGGCTGCCTCGCCGATGTTCAGCCCGGCGTTGATACCCTGTGGCCTGAAATGCTTCTTGATTATTTCAACACTGCGTTGCAGCCACAGCGTACAATCATTGGCTTCTTCCAAAGTCAAATCCGTCAGACAGCTCACATGCCTGTAGGGGCAAATCATGAGATGACCATTATTGTACGGGAATTTGTTCATGATTACAAAAGAGTGTTCCCCGCGGGCAAGAACAAGACGCTCCTCGTCTTCATCGGTTTCCCGAGGAATACAAAAAACGCATTCATCCGGCTTGGGTCCAAGTATGTAATCAAGACGCCACGGCGCCCACAGAACTTCCATGAAACATCCTTATCGATACGATTGCATTGTCGTCCAGACAGACTGATTTTTCTACACGCCTTGGGCCGCAAGGGCAAGCAGACGTTTTCATTCAGACAGGGTTCATCCATTCGGATTTGAACTGTTTCTTGAGGCGAAGGGCCATGGCCAACTGCTCCTCGCGGGACCCCACATTGCCATCAACTCTGGCCGCAAGAATCTTATCCAGAATTAGAGTGAATACAGGACCTTCCGGAATGCCCATTTCAATAAGGTCATCACCGGATACATCAATGGAAACATACCGCAATCGAGCGAGATATTGTGAAATATTTCTACGAATAGACTCCTTGCGACTTCTGGCCATAAGGAAGAGCACCCCTTCAAGGGGAATGGGAGTAAGAATCGAATACAGCCGACTCAGGGGAGTTTTACCCTCCTGCCATCCCATGAGGCGCATGAGCGCATCACCGATCTGATCTCGAAGCGCCAGCAATTCGCGTTCTTCTCTCCTGGAAAAATTAAGACGATCGGCGACCTTAGAAAGCTCTTCGCGCTTGGTCCCCATGGTCAGTCCAAGAAAATAAAGCTTCCAACAATCGGCCTGATCGTCGAGGTACAGCAACTTATACCAATTGAACACCTTTTCCAATTCCTGCAGCACGCGAACACGCTCATGCGTCAATTTCAGCAAGGGATGTATCGCCTTGAGCAGGCCGAGATCATTCATCCTCTCCACCACGTTCAATGGGTTTTCCTCGTCCATGACCAGACGCAACTCATGGGTAATCCTACTGCCGGATAGTTTTTCAAAAAGATTCAGCTGCAAGGCATTTTTGACCAGCCGCATGGTTTGTCCGCCAATGCGAAAACCAAAACGTTGTTCAAAACGTACAGCTCTGAGTATGCGCGTAGGATCCTCGACAAAACTGAGGGAATGGAGAACTCGAATCTGCTTGTTCTTGATATCCCTTTCCGCTCCGAAAAAATCCACCAGCTGTCCGAATTTCCCCGGATTGAGACGCAAGGCCAAAGCATTCATGGTAAAATCACGACGATACAGGTCCATCTTGATGGACGACAACTCAACCGTGGGCAGAGCAGCCGGATATTGATAATATTCAAGACGCGCCGTGGCCACATCGACCCTGCGCCCGTCATCAAGAATACATACAGCGGTCTTGAACTTCTTGTGCGCCTTGATGCGTCCGCCCAGACGCTCCACAAGCGCCGAGGCAAAGGCTATGCCGTCCCCTTCGACAACTAGATCAATATCCAGGTTGGGCCTGCCCAAAAGAATGTCGCGCACAAAACCGCCAACAGCATAGGCATCCCAACCCAATTCCTGGGCCAAGTTTCCAGCTTCCCTGAGCAGGCCAACGGCATCCTCGGGCAAACGATTGCGGACATGCGAACTGATGTTCCGCTCACGTCTCTGGTCCGACAGCAACGTTTCCGGCATACGGGCCGGTTCTTCCACCAAAAGATGAACAAGATCGGTTCTGGTAATGACCCCCACAAGTTGATCACCGTCCAGAACCGGCAACATGCGCTGGCGTTTTCCGAGAATGATCTCCATGACCTGATACAAATCAGCCTCGGACTGCACGGTCTGGAAATTAGTGATCATGTATTCGCTGAGTCGCATGGAACCCAAGCCGTGGCCCACGGCCTTGTCCGCGATCTTGTGTTCCAGAAGACCAACGCAACGGCCGTCTTCATCCACCACGGGCACGCCCTTGAGTCCGTAACGGGTCATAAGCTGCACGGCATCATCCATGAGAGCTGTCCGCTCAATGGTTTTTGGAGGGGCGGACATGAGCCCTTTCACCACCACTCTCGGATTGATCTGGGAATAGAAGAGAGCGAACAAATCATCGCGCACCTCGGAAAGGGTCTTATCCTTGACCGTTGCCGAGGCCGCATAAGCATGACCGCCACCGCCAAGGGAAGAGCAAATCTGTCCCACGTTCACATCCGGATTTTTGGACCGGGCAACTACATGTATTCTGTCTCCCATGCGCCCCAAACAGAAAAGAACACGAATATCCTCGACATCCATCATCTTGTGAACAAGAAAAGCAAAGTCGGGAATAAACGTGTCCGTGCTGATCTCGGTGATGACAAGCTCCACGCCATGAATATCGTGTGTGGTTGCATTGTTCAGCAACTGGCCAAGATAGCCGATATGTTCGGCAGACAGCTCCCGGCTGAGCAGATCGGCAATGACCTCCAGGTCCATTCCCTGTTCGCGCAACCATGCGGCCGCGGCAAAATCGTGAGAAGTGGTGGAGGAAAAACTGAATGACCCCGTATCTTCAAAAATGCCCAATCCCAACGCGGTGGCCTCTTCTCCATTCAATTCAATATCCTGTTCACGCATCTCGTGCACCATAATAGCGGCGCATGAGCCCCATTCACGGAAAACACTCTTGTGCGCTACAAGATCTTCATCAGAATCAGGATGATGGTCATATGTATGGATGGTAATATCATCACGATCCAGAAGAGGGCGGACATGGGGCAGCCGTGAACGTTGACGGGTGTCGACCACGACCAACAACCTGACCGAATCCGAATCAATCTCCTTGAAGTTCTTGAAATTGAAAAGATAGGTCATGCTCTGGATGTAAAAATTCCGCAAATTCTTTTCCTGACTTCCCGGAAAAATAAGTACGGAATCTGGATAAAGCTTGCTGGCTCCAACCATCGCGGCCAACGCATCAAAGTCAGCATTGGCATGAGCGGTGATTACGGTATGCGCCTGTATCAATCCATTGGATTTATTCATAATATATTATAAATTCTCAAAGGTTAAAGT
Protein-coding sequences here:
- a CDS encoding DUF1049 domain-containing protein — translated: MRYLKVFVLALFFVVSILFFSQNNQILAQSLVLKLDVPYIAEFRSVPLPLYLLVLGGFLFGSLLTLAYLAADKIKAAKKLRECRTRMNGLEQELNSLRTMPINDESYSSDETAKEGEDAANV
- a CDS encoding CBS domain-containing protein, translating into MNKSNGLIQAHTVITAHANADFDALAAMVGASKLYPDSVLIFPGSQEKNLRNFYIQSMTYLFNFKNFKEIDSDSVRLLVVVDTRQRSRLPHVRPLLDRDDITIHTYDHHPDSDEDLVAHKSVFREWGSCAAIMVHEMREQDIELNGEEATALGLGIFEDTGSFSFSSTTSHDFAAAAWLREQGMDLEVIADLLSRELSAEHIGYLGQLLNNATTHDIHGVELVITEISTDTFIPDFAFLVHKMMDVEDIRVLFCLGRMGDRIHVVARSKNPDVNVGQICSSLGGGGHAYAASATVKDKTLSEVRDDLFALFYSQINPRVVVKGLMSAPPKTIERTALMDDAVQLMTRYGLKGVPVVDEDGRCVGLLEHKIADKAVGHGLGSMRLSEYMITNFQTVQSEADLYQVMEIILGKRQRMLPVLDGDQLVGVITRTDLVHLLVEEPARMPETLLSDQRRERNISSHVRNRLPEDAVGLLREAGNLAQELGWDAYAVGGFVRDILLGRPNLDIDLVVEGDGIAFASALVERLGGRIKAHKKFKTAVCILDDGRRVDVATARLEYYQYPAALPTVELSSIKMDLYRRDFTMNALALRLNPGKFGQLVDFFGAERDIKNKQIRVLHSLSFVEDPTRILRAVRFEQRFGFRIGGQTMRLVKNALQLNLFEKLSGSRITHELRLVMDEENPLNVVERMNDLGLLKAIHPLLKLTHERVRVLQELEKVFNWYKLLYLDDQADCWKLYFLGLTMGTKREELSKVADRLNFSRREERELLALRDQIGDALMRLMGWQEGKTPLSRLYSILTPIPLEGVLFLMARSRKESIRRNISQYLARLRYVSIDVSGDDLIEMGIPEGPVFTLILDKILAARVDGNVGSREEQLAMALRLKKQFKSEWMNPV
- a CDS encoding HIT family protein; this encodes MEVLWAPWRLDYILGPKPDECVFCIPRETDEDEERLVLARGEHSFVIMNKFPYNNGHLMICPYRHVSCLTDLTLEEANDCTLWLQRSVEIIKKHFRPQGINAGLNIGEAAGAGIAAHLHFQVVPRWNGDASFMAVFGETSVIPQHLLSTYRSLKPLFDAINQ
- a CDS encoding tetratricopeptide repeat protein, which translates into the protein MFRKLFHRNRRGASEQDVRTANVIGAVSPPTQDTRAAINELSQVVRDDPEAVEIYLALGSLYRSQGEIERAIQIRNSLIVRSGLDPKLKARAFFELGRDFRRGGFLDRAEQAFNEARSIIGDNEEIHFEVARLQAERGHYRDAADSFGRLGQPLLRAHYLVRAAHDEYASGQESHGAKLLKYALRAFPGSVEAWLERIVQAYRNGSAAKMASAIVEAQALVEPGIRFVLFEGLLQEVARAERADDSGDQQHEWAEACSVADLVKVLRPKLEALEPDMLNHYYFGQMLLKNRDIDEAKDWFERALLLQPDFWLARLELFELSRSEQKLTPFFREQLTFFMDRAREVSRFYCGKCGLKRDTLFFVCPRCKSWHSIKFRTNFSQ